In the genome of Camarhynchus parvulus chromosome 23, STF_HiC, whole genome shotgun sequence, the window CCCTCAGGAGAGAAGATGGTGTCCCCTTGGGGGGCTGATGGTGTCCCCTCAGGTGTCCCCTCAGGAGGGCAGATGGTGTCCCCTCACAGGGCAGATGGTGTCCCCTGAGGAGAGCTGATGGTGTCCCCTCACGTGTCCCCTCAGGTGTCCCCTCAGGAGGGTAAATGGTGTCCCCTCACGTGTCCCTTAGGGGGCAGGTGGTGTCCCCTCAGTGGGGCAGGTGGTGTCCCCTCAGCAGGGCACATGGTGTCCCCTCAGGAGGGTAAATGGTGTCCCCTcaggtgtcccctcagcagGGCACATGGTGTCCCCTCAGGAGGGTAAATGGTGTCCCCTCACGTGTCCCTTAGGGGGCAGGTGGTGTCCCCTCAGTGGGGCAGGTGGTGTCCCCTCAGGAGGGTAAATGGTGTCCCCTcaggtgtcccctcagcagGGCACATGGTGTCCCCTCAGCAGGGCACACGGTGTCCCCTCAGGGGGGGacacctctgccctgctgcccgCCCAGCCCGTGCTCCCCTGTCgcagctggaggagcacaggACCTCGCAGAAGCAGATGAGGATGCTGCAGAagaagcagagccagctggTGCAGGAGAAGGATCACCTGCAGAGCGAGCACAGCAAGGCCATCCTGGCGCGCAGCAAGCTGGAGAGCCTGTGCcgggagctgcagaggcacaaCCGCACCCTCAAGGTGCCCCTGCCCTTCCTCACCCCTGGAACCCTCCCCAGGAGCCACCTGGGCaccctcacctgtgccaggggtgcccctgctctgggccagggcggggtttggggtttggggtggggcCATCATGGCCTGCAGTGCCCAAGCTGTTATCTCAGGGTTTgtgaagggagggaagggggagagcccagagccctTTGCTGAGGGATGGAAGGAGTCATGGGAGGCTGAATTCATTGGGAACATAATTTTGGGGAGGTTTCCTGATGGATATTAGGACATAATTTTGGGAAGTTTTTCTTGTGGAGGTGAGGAATAATGGGAGGCTGAATTCATTGCGAACGTAATTTTGGGAAGTTTTCCTGAGGGATATAAGGAATAATGGGAGCCTGGATAGGTTGGGAAAATCATTTGGGAAGTTTTCCTGATGGATATAAGGACATAATTTTGGGAAGTTTTCCTGAGGGATATAAGGAATGGGAGGCTGAATGCGTTGGGAACATTTAGGGAAGTTTTCCTCGTGGATGTAAGAACATCATTTTGGGAAGTTTTTCTTATGGAAATAAGGAATAATGGGAGGCTGAATTAGTTGGAAACATTTAGGGAAGTTTTCCTGGTGGATGTAAGGAATAATGGGAGGCTGAATTCATTGAGAACATAATTTTGGGAAGTTTTCCTGAGGGATAGAAGGAATAATGGGAGGCAGGATAGCTTGGGAACATAATTTTGGGAAGTTTTCCTGATGGAAATAAGGAATAACAGGAGGCTGAATGGGTTGGGAACATCATTTAGGGAAGCTTTCCTCGTGGATGTAAGAACATCATTTAGGGAAGTTTTTCTTATGCATATAAGGAATAATTTTGGGAAGTTTTCCTGATGGAAATTAGGAGTAATGGGAGGCTGAATGGGTTGGGAACACAATTTTAGGAAGGTTTTGTGGTGGATATAAGGACATCATTTTGGGATGGATAGAAGGAATAATGGGAGTCTGGATAGGTTGGGAACATAATTTTGGGAAGTTTTCATGATGGATAGAAGGAGTAACGGGAGGCTGGATAAGTTGGGAACACCATTTAGGGAAGTCCCTCCCTTacctgccccattcctgccgCAGGAGGAGGGCGTCCAGCgtgccagggaggaggaggagaagaggaaggaggtgACCTCTCACTTCCAGGTGACCCTGAACGACATCCAGCTGCAGATGGAGCAGCACAACGAGCGCAACTCGAAGCTGCGCCAGGAGAACATGGAGCTGGCCGAGAGGCTCAAGAAGCTCATCGAGCAGTACGAGCTCAGGGAGGAGGTGGGTCAGCTTCTCCCAGAGCCTCTGCTGGCCACAGCGACTCTGAGATAcagaaaacttctttttcttagcTTGGGCAGTCGACAGAGTCAGGGTTCTTTTGTgtttattgtttattatttcttatttataacGTTATCTCTCTGACTCGCCCTAGGTCTGTTTGCAGGTCAGGTTGAGGCACactggtgttatctttttacactaaaaactacatgtacaatatttaccataacttcccaatacctatcacctatgttggacagtgagcttctactctaaaccaatccaaaagtgctaccaccacagcagaagatggaggccaagaaggagaaagaagaatcTAAGCATGTCCAGTCTGTCTTGTTTCTTGAACTCTTAATtctaaaaacttcaaaaatcaatttttcactctgtgattaactattattctacttaaactctcttgacttgtaattcttcacagaagggtgggaattgttttttctaagggctaaaatcaaagtcacaggtgGTTTTGACTCTGAGGCCTCTGGGCAGGGACTGGAGCCCTTtagggcagccagaggaattttcTGGGTTCTGACAGGTCAGGACTGGGAAatttcctgctgccacagaggaggaggaagctctgggtgtgccctgagctgtgctgttccCCCTGCAGCACATTGACAAGGTGTTCAagcacaaggagctgcagcagcagctggtggatGCCAAACTGCAGCAGGCCCAGGAGATGctgaaggaggcagaggagaggcaCCAGCGGGAGAAGGATTTTGTAAGTGTTGGAGCAGTTGATTGGGGCCCTTTTTGGGTCTTAGTGTGGGTCCCTGGGTGTTATCCCAGATCTTGGCATgcccaggagccaggctggagctctgctgtgctccttgTGCCgctcctgagcagggctgggccaggagcatccccagataattctttgctcttctctcccagctgctgaagGAAGCTGTGGAATCACAGAGGATGTGTGAGCTGATGAAGCAGCAGGAGACCCACCTCAAGCAGCAGGTGAGTTCCCTGCTcagcttgttttgtttggggatttccctccctccctccctgagcaACCCAAAGTTGCTTAATCTGGAAAACAGAGGGGCAGGATTCctgcttggtttggttttgtgagCTTTGTTCAGGGGTtgtttcccagtgctgggagcagtcaTGGGATCAGCCAGGAGGAGTTTTTGGAGCTCTCTGCTCTCAGGATGTTTCCCTGGGACAGAATTTGCCtttggcagagcagctcctgctgtgtgtccttgtgccagggcagcagctcagccctggctgggctctcccCTCTCCAGGCCCTGGTGCCACGAGCTCCCTGTCTCTCCCCACAGCTGGCTCTGTACACTGAGAAGTTTGAGGAGTTCCAGAACACCCTTTCCAAAAGCAGTGAGGTGTTCACAACGTTCAAACAGGAGATGGAGAAGGTGGGTGATGCTTTTTCTCCCCCAGCTCCAAATTTCAGTTCGTTTTAAGTCTACatccaaaatttggggtgacACATGAGGACCTGTGGGATGTCACTGCACTGCTCTCCCTGGGATTGGTTTCTTTTGATCCCTGTGGGGATCAGGACATTTTGTGACTCGATTTGTGCCctctctgtgattctgtagaTGACCAAGAAAATCaagaagctggagaaggagacCACCATGTACCGCTCCCGCTGGGAGAGCAGCAACAAGGCCCTGCTGGAGATGGCAGAGGAGGTGAGgggaggctctggagcagctgggcagggtgagatggggacaggacaggcCCTGCCTCGCTGTTCAGTGAGGgcaaaaggaggaggaagctcCTTGGTGCTTTGGGTGCTGAGGGTTTGCTCGGTTTCCCCAGAATcagtcatggaatggtttgggttggaaggatcTTAAAGTTCATCctattccagcccctgccatgggcagggacaccttcagtTATCCCAGGTTCCTCCaggcctggccttggacactggGGGCTTGGGCACTGTGCAGGGCTCTTACTCACAaggaattccatcccaatatcccacctaaccctgccctcccttttttttcaaacccccccccccccccccgctgTCCCTCTGGGGTTCCAGCTctccctctgtgcctctcaccctgcaggacaaggagctggagcaccGGCCTCTTCACCTTCACAAGGaggaattccatcccaatatcccacctaaccctgccctccctgcatccctgttcTCTCCTATCCCTCTGGGGTTCCAGCTCTCTGTGtgcctctctccctgcagaaaACCCTGCGGGacaaggagctggaggggctgcaggtgaaGATCCAGcgcctggagaagctgtgccgGGCGCTGCAGACGGAGCGCAACGACCTCAACAAGAAGGTGCAGGACCTGTGCGCCcacactgagctgctggagcccctgAAGGAACCACCACGGGacagctctgaggctgctccagATTCCCTGAGCCCAGGAAAGGCCCCACAGAGCCCGGATCCCACAGGAACCCTGGCAGAACTGAGCacgggagcagcagggcagagcggGACTGAGCAGGGCACTGACTGAGCCCCAGCTGGGTGAGGGAGGGTGACCTGGGAGCTGCTTTAGATTCCACTCTCCCTgtcctgggacagctgggaaaggacaggacacagcccTCCTGGGGATGGGAGATTTCCTAGTTTAggtttttggagggtttttttaagatttttatatatatatatacatatatatatataagatatataaaaatgtgCAGGGCAACACTTTATATCTATGGATATCCATAAGAAGCAGAAGggcccagctgcctgcctgtgtgAATATTGAAAATACGGAGCCTCAGCTGATTGTCCCTCTCACTAAAGGACCTGGTCACTGGCAGGGACAagcacagggacaagggacacgCCTCCACCATCACAAGGACTCCACTCTGgagtgacagcagagctgggaggattCCAGAACATTCCCAGCACTGGattctccctcttccccctgccaggcaggagggagctccTGGTCTGGCCCTTGCTGGCAGCTCGTGTGTGAGCTGAGGGCAGAGGAGGCCGTTCCTGCTCTCCGTGTCTGCAGTGGGGaccaggagaagcagcaaaaggGGGTGCCTGGTCCCACCCTTGGGAATTTTTTGCTCTTGCCAGGCCCTGCCAATCTCAAAACCGCCTTATAATTCACAGTTGCCTCTTTGCTGAACGCACACGTGCACAAAGTGTATTAAACAGTTATCCCAAAGGTCTCATTCCCAAGTGTTTGCACCGTTGTGCACAGGGATTGGGGaggtgccccccagccctggaggcaTCCACGGAGCTGGGACTGCAGGAGGATCAAACctcagagctgtgtgagctccatgagctgtgtgagcacctggagctgctgtttcagCCAGGATCAGCTCCTGGATTGcgcctggggctgctcctggcgGTGCCTGTGCTATCCCAGCCCcacttctccttttcctctgcttgaAGAGCAtctccccagtgctgcctcACCCCACGGGGTCTGCAAGTGCTGGGAGGGAGTTTAGGGACAGATGTGGcacctgctggcactgggttttgggattttccttgGTTTGTCAGGACTTTGTCTTTTCGCTGATCTTTGGGAAGACTCGGCTCGCTTGGAACCTCGCTGCAGCTTCTGTTTGTGACAGACTTCACTCCCAGCATTGCCTTCCTCGTGCTGGGAGCTCATCCCCACCCTGGATGTATCCAGTGGATCCCTCTGGGATTCTCTTCCGgcaccacagctgctctcacaTCTCCCCTCCATGAAGGACCTGCCTCCAcgtctccttttcctccagggAATCCAGATCTGAGGAAGGCAGCAtggacagagccctgctggaCATCCTCTGGGACAGTCcctgcagctgtcctggctttgtcttccagcccctgctggTTCCTCTGGGATGATCCATGAATGTaacccagccaggctgagcagggctgctgctgacaTCGGgactgcagaaaaagcaaaactccTTAGAAATTCACCaaacccccctttttttctgtcttttccctgGTAAGGTACAGAAACCTCCTCGTGTGTATCCTGTATCCAATAGAAACACTCCCAACCTCGCTGCTGCCTCTGGTGTCTCTCTGTTCTTCACCACGGGGTGGAgatttggggctgtggggtggctctgtgggacacaacttccctgtgtcctgtcacacTTGAGACAGCCACGATACACAGAGTGTCGccacacaatttcagaaagctttaaCCCTTACAGAGTAACACCAAACctcttcagaaggctgcaaacaCCTGCCCTGGTGGTTCTTTACCCAAGTTTCTGTACCACTCACGTTCATGCCTGGtgcctgtgtgccctctgctccctttgctcagcacagctgggcactccctggctcacctgctgctcacagctgggctcactggggagcagccccactgCTAACCCCACAAACTGTGTACCCCACTCCCAATCCCCACAAACTCTATACCTGCACACAGC includes:
- the TXLNA gene encoding alpha-taxilin — encoded protein: MKNQGVEAKAAPHPSRTSSGMGLEEGDSPEAAAPQEAPLTQEDPKSSRDVSEELSRQLEDILSTYCVDASQENPGEDVGHGDTPEEPDKGRSDSPRNGEQEPGGPEINGEKENSKGSEEFRPGEEAGDRDQKKAQEKKKAKGLGKEITLLMQTLNTLSTSEEKLAALCKKYAELLEEHRTSQKQMRMLQKKQSQLVQEKDHLQSEHSKAILARSKLESLCRELQRHNRTLKEEGVQRAREEEEKRKEVTSHFQVTLNDIQLQMEQHNERNSKLRQENMELAERLKKLIEQYELREEHIDKVFKHKELQQQLVDAKLQQAQEMLKEAEERHQREKDFLLKEAVESQRMCELMKQQETHLKQQLALYTEKFEEFQNTLSKSSEVFTTFKQEMEKMTKKIKKLEKETTMYRSRWESSNKALLEMAEEKTLRDKELEGLQVKIQRLEKLCRALQTERNDLNKKVQDLCAHTELLEPLKEPPRDSSEAAPDSLSPGKAPQSPDPTGTLAELSTGAAGQSGTEQGTD